Proteins found in one Misgurnus anguillicaudatus chromosome 3, ASM2758022v2, whole genome shotgun sequence genomic segment:
- the taf5l gene encoding TAF5-like RNA polymerase II p300/CBP-associated factor-associated factor 65 kDa subunit 5L produces MKRVRTEQIQHAVTQYLKRRQYTDTDGSLKGAKLSQSAEEMAASLTVQTESSCTNVVSAAPCQSDPLQYETQFSKLRSFLQDADALCTKEVSGVLFPLFLYLHLNMARCGLKGAVDSFYGRFHSLFQQDPEQKAIVDLLRGVVSVQDVTSNPKLCSLLDHKYVVHLTDQAYSYLLRYLQSDDNSAICWVLSTHIQVEVTAVRRTDYQLYGAGLGAGNTTSSSATYTAVDGTEGAEPVDVTTGLPQNEAALDALQDCIKRVREGPPSLTTVCFYAFQHTDQLLNTAEVSADSRLLAAGFDNSAVKLWSLRARKLKAGPHRTDVSKIRLACDMLEEEADDEDASGSEIKTLRAHSGPVYRTAFLTDGSGLLSCSEDSTVRFWDLNSFTNTVLYHGHAYPVWDVDVSPCSLYFSTASQDRTARLWSFARTYPLRLYAGHLSDVDCVKFHPNSNYVATGSTDKTVRLWSTQQGASVRLFTGHRGPVQSLAFSPNGKYLASAGEDQKLKLWDLASGTLFKDLRGHTDSITSLSFSPDSSLVASASMDNSVRVWDIRNSHGTALSDGSSSELIGQYTGNTSNILNVQFMACNLLLVTGTALEKQEQ; encoded by the exons ATGAAGCGCGTCCGGACCGAACAGATCCAGCATGCTGTGACCCAGTACCTGAAAAGGAGGCAGTACACAGACACAGATGGGTCTCTGAAGGGAGCCAAACTCTCCCAGTCCGCTGAGGAGATGGCTGCTAGTCTGACAG TTCAGACAGAGTCCAGCTGTACAAATGTGGTGTCCGCAGCCCCCTGTCAATCAGACCCACTGCAGTACGAGACCCAGTTCTCCAAACTGCGCTCCTTTCTACAAG atGCAGACGCATTATGTACGAAGGAGGTGAGTGGCGTATTATTTCCACTCTTCCTCTACCTGCACTTGAACATGGCGCGCTGTGGCCTGAAGGGGGCGGTAGACTCGTTTTACGGTCGTTTCCATTCGCTCTTCCAGCAAGACCCTGAGCAGAAAGCCATCGTGGATTTGCTGCGAGGAGTCGTCTCGGTGCAG GATGTGACCTCAAACCCAAAGCTATGTTCCCTCCTGGATCACAAGTATGTGGTTCACCTGACAGATCAAGCTTACAGCTACCTGCTGCGCTACCTGCAGAGCGATGACAACAGCGCCATCTGCTGGGTGCTCAGCACACATATACAG GTTGAAGTTACAGCGGTGCGCCGAACAGACTACCAGCTGTACGGGGCAGGGCTCGGAGCGGGAAACACAACCTCTTCGTCTGCCACCTACACTGCCGTTGACGGGACGGAGGGGGCGGAGCCTGTGGACGTCACCACCGGGTTACCTCAGAACGAGGCAGCGTTGGATGCATTGCAGGACTGTATAAAGCGCGTACGAGAGGGTCCGCCTTCACTCACCACCGTCTGCTTCTACGCGTTCCAGCACACGGATCAACTTCTCAATACGGCGGAGGTGTCGGCGGACAGCCGCTTGCTTGCCGCCGGGTTTGATAACTCTGCCGTGAAACTGTGGAGTTTACGGGCACGGAAACTGAAGGCGGGGCCTCACAGGACCGACGTGTCTAAAATAAGACTCGCCTGTGACATGCTGGAGGAAGAG GCAGACGATGAGGACGCCTCAGGCAGTGAAATTAAGACCCTGCGTGCTCACAGCGGCCCCGTCTACCGCACGGCCTTCCTCACCGACGGCTCCGGCCTGCTGTCCTGTTCAGAGGACTCCACCGTGCGCTTCTGGGATCTGAACAGCTTTACCAACACAGTCCTGTACCATGGCCACGCCTACCCCGTCTGGGACGTGGACGTCAGTCCCTGCAGCCTGTACTTCTCCACGGCATCTCAAGACCGCACCGCTCGCCTCTGGAGCTTCGCGCGCACGTACCCGCTCCGCCTCTACGCCGGACACCTCTCCGATGTCGACTGCGTCAAATTCCACCCCAACTCTAATTACGTGGCAACCGGCTCTACTGACAAAACGGTGCGCCTGTGGAGCACGCAGCAGGGGGCGTCCGTCAGGTTGTTCACCGGGCACCGCGGGCCCGTGCAATCGCTCGCCTTCTCGCCCAACGGGAAATACCTGGCGTCGGCCGGAGAGGATCAGAAACTGAAACTGTGGGACCTCGCATCCGGCACCTTGTTCAAAGACCTTAGGGGTCACACGGATAGCATCACAAGCCTTTCCTTTAGCCCGGACAGTAGTCTGGTGGCTTCCGCGTCTATGGATAATTCTGTGCGGGTGTGGGACATACGGAACTCGCACGGCACCGCCCTGTCTGACGGCTCCAGCAGCGAGCTGATTGGACAATACACGGGCAACACTAGTAATATACTGAACGTCCAGTTTATGGCCTGTAACTTGTTGCTGGTGACGGGCACTGCGCTAGAGAAACAAGAACAGTAG
- the nup133 gene encoding nuclear pore complex protein Nup133 isoform X1, with the protein MFSPRGTPSSGRRQTPRSAVRKSLSAAQPGLFSPRRSAARSASSRVQSHAAVDSRNFDVQTFGSSLPVKVMEALTMADVDDQISVKVEESGWAWMVCGERLIIWKVSQTAVAKLSVCKDLQLPSSEFAYSADLISINSSSSLKTAPIQSICALVVSPDGSARFWPSLAHEGTYTETSMDLGGNLCNYVASIKGGNFIVSSFGGQVLRVIPESSGKLNQRPAQQGQRILSGIGRRVSSLFGIRGAPSDLTVFSVLWMKEPGWLYTLSSCGINKWEVYENYEQQVLNWSINQNIADSIADAIWDSESNYSEIKKGVKVAYLDMQLSKAGLVVLAAAWHPADTPCLAYFCLVTLAETTAPSPDQLTVEVTKYNPPFQNEEELQKTRLILPVLSSPAAYLYNEEMVYACSTGAGRGGPPEEKISFSLPGDRICGAGVCEGLPVFFSQNSGLVVVTARESASLLPENMEESLCTSVAGPEGTTLETPPKIDMVANEDKTKLLKQAFLQFCRHDLIGAQSMVDNLFPSDGEGSAELDGVVTQIDLDLVDDYPACDPRWAESVPDEGAGFTLTSLILLHQLEDKMKAHRCLMDFLLQTGLLDRLTSATVRSNPMATRLLLCEHAEKLSAAIVLKNHHAKHPELVNAAILSTLKKNNTEIPANLTPADVFFREVSQISSIFECLLDEEEKGLKENPDESVQWAEVVLSVNDIIKDMLQAATQYRETKASLYRAPESSSPEPEYIPWTASGGVGGVRTAIARQHELIIRAAYPYADAGLRNVLSEQLAALLDSLLSGYVVQLTSLRRPAQQERYDALEHEYFQKRSELLAPLLELGQHQWVAALAEKYCDFDILVQLCERTDNQSRLQQYMVKFADQNFADFLFRWYMEKGKRGKLLSQPVATHHQLASFLQAHNHLSWLHDIHVQDYQRAHRTLYDQALTETKYFTKKKTLLALSKLTALASDMPEAVHHRQLNDIVEQERFLLHQETLPKQLLDEKQLNPDTMPLLTPHNLINLYICDENRGANEYDFKKALDLLEYIEEEEVVDVEALKREIFSKALTKDWKESWSSSDDNDDPLEAARDSTFVKILQKLIQEGVSLQSYLPDVKDLLQQEELENLKSKPYFVFLLRANYEHYLKAQI; encoded by the exons ATGTTTTCTCCCCGCGGCACCCCGAGCTCAGGCCGCAGACAGACTCCCCGGAGCGCCGTTCGGAAGAGTTTGAGCGCGGCTCAGCCGGGACTGTTCTCACCACGCCGTTCGGcagccag ATCAGCGTCCTCTCGAGTGCAGAGTCATGCCGCTGTGGATTCGAGAAATTTTGACGTTCAGACGTTCGGATCATCTCTGCCCGTCAAAGTAATGGAAGCGCTCACCATGGCCGATG TGGATGATCAGATCTCAGTAAAGGTTGAAGAGTCAGGTTGGGCGTGGATGGTTTGTGGAGAGAGGTTGATCATATGGAAAGTATCTCAGACCGCTGTGGCGAAG TTGTCGGTGTGCAAGGACCTCCAGTTGCCTTCCAGTGAGTTTGCGTACAGCGCCGATCTCATTTCCATAAATTCTTCCAGTTCTTTGAAGACGGCACCCATACAG TCCATCTGTGCGTTGGTTGTGTCTCCAGATGGTTCAGCTCGTTTCTGGCCCAGTCTGGCTCACGAAGGCACGTACACTGAGACGTCTATGGACCTGGGTGGAAACCTGTGCAACTATGTAGCATCCATTAAG GGTGGTAATTTCATTGTGTCGTCGTTCGGCGGCCAGGTGCTCCGGGTCATTCCGGAATCGTCCGGTAAACTGAACCAGAGGCCCGCGCAGCAGGGTCAGAGAATCCTGTCAGGAATTGGCCGCAGAGTTTCCAGCCTATTCGGCATCCGCGGAGCCCCGTCAGACCTCACG GTGTTCAGCGTGTTGTGGATGAAAGAGCCCGGCTGGCTGTATACTCTCAGCTCTTGTGGGATCAATAAGTGGGAGGTGTATGAGAACTATGAACAGCAGGTTTTGAACTGGAGCATCAATCAGAACATCGCAGACAGCATCGCCGATGCCATCTGG GACTCGGAAAGCAACTACTCCGAGATCAAGAAAGGAGTTAAAGTTGCTTATCTGGACATGCAGCTCAGCAA AGCTGGATTGGTGGTGCTGGCAGCAGCGTGGCATCCTGCCGACACACCGTGCCTCGCATATTTCTGCCTGGTCACTCTTGCAGAAACCACAGCCCCCAGCCCAGACCAGCTCACTGTGGAGGTTACAAAATACAACCCGCCCTTCCAG AATGAGGAGGAGCTACAGAAGACTCGTTTGATTTTGCCTGTGCTGTCCAGTCCTGCTGCATATCTCTATAATGAGGAGATGGTGTACGCCTGCAGCACCGGAGCTGGACGTGGAGGTCCTCCAGAAGAGAAGATTTCTTTTAGCCTTCCAG GTGATCGTATCTGTGGTGCTGGAGTGTGCGAGGGTCTACCTGTGTTTTTCTCTCAGAATAGTGGACTTGTTGTAGTGACAGCACGTGAGAGCGCTTCCCTCCTGCCCGAAAACATGGAGGAATCGCTCTGCACATCAGTGGCCGGACCGGAG GGCACTACATTAGAGACGCCCCCTAAAATAGATATGGTGGCCAATGAGGACAAAACTAAACTGCTCAAACAAGCTTTCCTGCAGTTCTGCCG TCATGATCTGATTGGTGCTCAGAGCATGGTGGATAACCTCTTTCCGAGCGATGGAGAAGGAAGTGCAGAACTGGATGGGGTTGTGACCCAGATTGACCTGGATCTTGTGGACGACTATCCCGCGTGTGACCCCCGCTGGGCAGAGTCTGTACCCGACG AGGGCGCTGGGTTTACGCTGACGTCTCTGATCCTGCTGCATCAGTTGGAGGATAAGATGAAAGCTCACCGCTGCCTCATGGACTTCCTGTTGCAG ACGGGTCTTTTAGATCGCCTCACCTCCGCCACGGTGCGCTCCAATCCTATGGCGACCCGACTCTTGCTGTGCGAACACGCGGAGAAGCTTTCAGCCGCCATTGTGCTGAAGAACCATCACGCCAAACATCCAGAGCTGGTGAACGCGGCCATCCTGTCCACCTTGAAGAAGAACAACACAGAAATCCCCGCCAACTTAACTCCTGCTGATGTTTTCTTCAGAGAG GTGTCTCAGATATCCTCGATCTTTGAGTGCCTGTTGGATGAAGAGGAAAAAGGTTTAAAAGAGAATCCTGATGAATCCGTGCAGTGGGCTGAAGTTGTGCTCAGTGTCAATGACATCATCAAG GATATGCTTCAAGCTGCAACACAGTACAGAGAGACCAAAGCATCTTTATACAGAGCCCCAGAGAGCTCCAGTCCCGAACCCGAGTACATCCCATGGACAG CCTCAGGTGGAGTGGGCGGTGTTCGGACGGCGATCGCACGCCAGCACGAGTTGATCATCCGGGCGGCGTATCCTTACGCAGACGCCGGGCTACGCAATGTCCTGAGTGAGCAGCTGGCGGCGCTGCTGGACTCTCTGCTGAGCGGTTACGTGGTTCAGCTGACGTCTCTCCGACGCCCCGCACAGCAGGAACGATATGACGCTTTGGAGCACGAGTACTTTCAGAAACGCTCGGAGCTGCTCGCACCTCTGC TGGAGTTGGGTCAACATCAGTGGGTGGCAGCGCTGGCGGAGAAATACTGCGACTTTGACATATTAGTGCAGCTGTGTGAGCGGACAGATAACCAGAGTCGACTGCAGCAATACATGGTCAAATTTGCTGATCAG AACTTTGCAGACTTCTTGTTCCGCTGGTATATGGAGAAAGGCAAGAGAGGGAAGCTGCTGTCTCAGCCAGTAGCAACTCACCATCAGCTGGCCAGCTTCCTGCAGGCTCACAATCATCTCAGCTGGCTGCATGACATACATGTGCAAGACTACCAGAGA GCACATCGCACTCTGTACGATCAAGCCCTTACGGAGACGAAATACTTCACTAAGAAGAAGACCCTGCTGGCCCTCAGTAAACTCACAGCTCTCGCGTCTGACATGCCTGAAGCCGTACACCACAGACAGCTCAACG ATATAGTGGAGCAGGAAAGATTTCTGCTTCATCAAGAGACTCTGCCTAAACAACTGCTGGATGAGAAACAACTGAATCCAGATACGATGCCTCTGCTGACTCCTCATAACCTCATTAAT CTCTATATCTGCGATGAGAACCGCGGAGCCAACGAGTACGACTTTAAGAAAGCTCTTGATCTGCTTGAATACATTGAGGAG GAGGAAGTTGTTGATGTTGAGGCCCTGAAGCGAGAGATCTTCAGTAAGGCCTTGACGAAGGATTGGAAAGAGAG TTGGTCGTCTTCAGATGATAATGATGACCCGCTGGAAGCAGCCAGAGATAGCACTTTTGTTAAGATCCTGCAGAAACTCATTCAGGAAG GTGTTTCTCTGCAGTCGTACCTGCCTGATGTGAAGGATCTCCTACAGCAAGAAGAGTTggaaaatcttaaatcaaagcCGTATTTTGTGTTCCTCCTGCGAGCCAATTATGAGCACTACCTTAAAGCTCAGATATGA
- the nup133 gene encoding nuclear pore complex protein Nup133 isoform X2: MFSPRGTPSSGRRQTPRSAVRKSLSAAQPGLFSPRRSAARASSRVQSHAAVDSRNFDVQTFGSSLPVKVMEALTMADVDDQISVKVEESGWAWMVCGERLIIWKVSQTAVAKLSVCKDLQLPSSEFAYSADLISINSSSSLKTAPIQSICALVVSPDGSARFWPSLAHEGTYTETSMDLGGNLCNYVASIKGGNFIVSSFGGQVLRVIPESSGKLNQRPAQQGQRILSGIGRRVSSLFGIRGAPSDLTVFSVLWMKEPGWLYTLSSCGINKWEVYENYEQQVLNWSINQNIADSIADAIWDSESNYSEIKKGVKVAYLDMQLSKAGLVVLAAAWHPADTPCLAYFCLVTLAETTAPSPDQLTVEVTKYNPPFQNEEELQKTRLILPVLSSPAAYLYNEEMVYACSTGAGRGGPPEEKISFSLPGDRICGAGVCEGLPVFFSQNSGLVVVTARESASLLPENMEESLCTSVAGPEGTTLETPPKIDMVANEDKTKLLKQAFLQFCRHDLIGAQSMVDNLFPSDGEGSAELDGVVTQIDLDLVDDYPACDPRWAESVPDEGAGFTLTSLILLHQLEDKMKAHRCLMDFLLQTGLLDRLTSATVRSNPMATRLLLCEHAEKLSAAIVLKNHHAKHPELVNAAILSTLKKNNTEIPANLTPADVFFREVSQISSIFECLLDEEEKGLKENPDESVQWAEVVLSVNDIIKDMLQAATQYRETKASLYRAPESSSPEPEYIPWTASGGVGGVRTAIARQHELIIRAAYPYADAGLRNVLSEQLAALLDSLLSGYVVQLTSLRRPAQQERYDALEHEYFQKRSELLAPLLELGQHQWVAALAEKYCDFDILVQLCERTDNQSRLQQYMVKFADQNFADFLFRWYMEKGKRGKLLSQPVATHHQLASFLQAHNHLSWLHDIHVQDYQRAHRTLYDQALTETKYFTKKKTLLALSKLTALASDMPEAVHHRQLNDIVEQERFLLHQETLPKQLLDEKQLNPDTMPLLTPHNLINLYICDENRGANEYDFKKALDLLEYIEEEEVVDVEALKREIFSKALTKDWKESWSSSDDNDDPLEAARDSTFVKILQKLIQEGVSLQSYLPDVKDLLQQEELENLKSKPYFVFLLRANYEHYLKAQI; encoded by the exons ATGTTTTCTCCCCGCGGCACCCCGAGCTCAGGCCGCAGACAGACTCCCCGGAGCGCCGTTCGGAAGAGTTTGAGCGCGGCTCAGCCGGGACTGTTCTCACCACGCCGTTCGGcagccag AGCGTCCTCTCGAGTGCAGAGTCATGCCGCTGTGGATTCGAGAAATTTTGACGTTCAGACGTTCGGATCATCTCTGCCCGTCAAAGTAATGGAAGCGCTCACCATGGCCGATG TGGATGATCAGATCTCAGTAAAGGTTGAAGAGTCAGGTTGGGCGTGGATGGTTTGTGGAGAGAGGTTGATCATATGGAAAGTATCTCAGACCGCTGTGGCGAAG TTGTCGGTGTGCAAGGACCTCCAGTTGCCTTCCAGTGAGTTTGCGTACAGCGCCGATCTCATTTCCATAAATTCTTCCAGTTCTTTGAAGACGGCACCCATACAG TCCATCTGTGCGTTGGTTGTGTCTCCAGATGGTTCAGCTCGTTTCTGGCCCAGTCTGGCTCACGAAGGCACGTACACTGAGACGTCTATGGACCTGGGTGGAAACCTGTGCAACTATGTAGCATCCATTAAG GGTGGTAATTTCATTGTGTCGTCGTTCGGCGGCCAGGTGCTCCGGGTCATTCCGGAATCGTCCGGTAAACTGAACCAGAGGCCCGCGCAGCAGGGTCAGAGAATCCTGTCAGGAATTGGCCGCAGAGTTTCCAGCCTATTCGGCATCCGCGGAGCCCCGTCAGACCTCACG GTGTTCAGCGTGTTGTGGATGAAAGAGCCCGGCTGGCTGTATACTCTCAGCTCTTGTGGGATCAATAAGTGGGAGGTGTATGAGAACTATGAACAGCAGGTTTTGAACTGGAGCATCAATCAGAACATCGCAGACAGCATCGCCGATGCCATCTGG GACTCGGAAAGCAACTACTCCGAGATCAAGAAAGGAGTTAAAGTTGCTTATCTGGACATGCAGCTCAGCAA AGCTGGATTGGTGGTGCTGGCAGCAGCGTGGCATCCTGCCGACACACCGTGCCTCGCATATTTCTGCCTGGTCACTCTTGCAGAAACCACAGCCCCCAGCCCAGACCAGCTCACTGTGGAGGTTACAAAATACAACCCGCCCTTCCAG AATGAGGAGGAGCTACAGAAGACTCGTTTGATTTTGCCTGTGCTGTCCAGTCCTGCTGCATATCTCTATAATGAGGAGATGGTGTACGCCTGCAGCACCGGAGCTGGACGTGGAGGTCCTCCAGAAGAGAAGATTTCTTTTAGCCTTCCAG GTGATCGTATCTGTGGTGCTGGAGTGTGCGAGGGTCTACCTGTGTTTTTCTCTCAGAATAGTGGACTTGTTGTAGTGACAGCACGTGAGAGCGCTTCCCTCCTGCCCGAAAACATGGAGGAATCGCTCTGCACATCAGTGGCCGGACCGGAG GGCACTACATTAGAGACGCCCCCTAAAATAGATATGGTGGCCAATGAGGACAAAACTAAACTGCTCAAACAAGCTTTCCTGCAGTTCTGCCG TCATGATCTGATTGGTGCTCAGAGCATGGTGGATAACCTCTTTCCGAGCGATGGAGAAGGAAGTGCAGAACTGGATGGGGTTGTGACCCAGATTGACCTGGATCTTGTGGACGACTATCCCGCGTGTGACCCCCGCTGGGCAGAGTCTGTACCCGACG AGGGCGCTGGGTTTACGCTGACGTCTCTGATCCTGCTGCATCAGTTGGAGGATAAGATGAAAGCTCACCGCTGCCTCATGGACTTCCTGTTGCAG ACGGGTCTTTTAGATCGCCTCACCTCCGCCACGGTGCGCTCCAATCCTATGGCGACCCGACTCTTGCTGTGCGAACACGCGGAGAAGCTTTCAGCCGCCATTGTGCTGAAGAACCATCACGCCAAACATCCAGAGCTGGTGAACGCGGCCATCCTGTCCACCTTGAAGAAGAACAACACAGAAATCCCCGCCAACTTAACTCCTGCTGATGTTTTCTTCAGAGAG GTGTCTCAGATATCCTCGATCTTTGAGTGCCTGTTGGATGAAGAGGAAAAAGGTTTAAAAGAGAATCCTGATGAATCCGTGCAGTGGGCTGAAGTTGTGCTCAGTGTCAATGACATCATCAAG GATATGCTTCAAGCTGCAACACAGTACAGAGAGACCAAAGCATCTTTATACAGAGCCCCAGAGAGCTCCAGTCCCGAACCCGAGTACATCCCATGGACAG CCTCAGGTGGAGTGGGCGGTGTTCGGACGGCGATCGCACGCCAGCACGAGTTGATCATCCGGGCGGCGTATCCTTACGCAGACGCCGGGCTACGCAATGTCCTGAGTGAGCAGCTGGCGGCGCTGCTGGACTCTCTGCTGAGCGGTTACGTGGTTCAGCTGACGTCTCTCCGACGCCCCGCACAGCAGGAACGATATGACGCTTTGGAGCACGAGTACTTTCAGAAACGCTCGGAGCTGCTCGCACCTCTGC TGGAGTTGGGTCAACATCAGTGGGTGGCAGCGCTGGCGGAGAAATACTGCGACTTTGACATATTAGTGCAGCTGTGTGAGCGGACAGATAACCAGAGTCGACTGCAGCAATACATGGTCAAATTTGCTGATCAG AACTTTGCAGACTTCTTGTTCCGCTGGTATATGGAGAAAGGCAAGAGAGGGAAGCTGCTGTCTCAGCCAGTAGCAACTCACCATCAGCTGGCCAGCTTCCTGCAGGCTCACAATCATCTCAGCTGGCTGCATGACATACATGTGCAAGACTACCAGAGA GCACATCGCACTCTGTACGATCAAGCCCTTACGGAGACGAAATACTTCACTAAGAAGAAGACCCTGCTGGCCCTCAGTAAACTCACAGCTCTCGCGTCTGACATGCCTGAAGCCGTACACCACAGACAGCTCAACG ATATAGTGGAGCAGGAAAGATTTCTGCTTCATCAAGAGACTCTGCCTAAACAACTGCTGGATGAGAAACAACTGAATCCAGATACGATGCCTCTGCTGACTCCTCATAACCTCATTAAT CTCTATATCTGCGATGAGAACCGCGGAGCCAACGAGTACGACTTTAAGAAAGCTCTTGATCTGCTTGAATACATTGAGGAG GAGGAAGTTGTTGATGTTGAGGCCCTGAAGCGAGAGATCTTCAGTAAGGCCTTGACGAAGGATTGGAAAGAGAG TTGGTCGTCTTCAGATGATAATGATGACCCGCTGGAAGCAGCCAGAGATAGCACTTTTGTTAAGATCCTGCAGAAACTCATTCAGGAAG GTGTTTCTCTGCAGTCGTACCTGCCTGATGTGAAGGATCTCCTACAGCAAGAAGAGTTggaaaatcttaaatcaaagcCGTATTTTGTGTTCCTCCTGCGAGCCAATTATGAGCACTACCTTAAAGCTCAGATATGA